In a genomic window of Sutcliffiella sp. FSL R7-0096:
- the gpsB gene encoding cell division regulator GpsB: MLSDKIKLTSKEILEKEFKSGMRGYKAEDVDKFLDVVIKDYETFYQEYDLLVQENARLKRQVEEAGKKPQQTNTNSGSTNFDILRRLSNLEKHVFGSKLYD; the protein is encoded by the coding sequence ATGCTATCAGATAAAATTAAGTTAACGTCAAAAGAAATCCTGGAAAAAGAGTTCAAATCAGGTATGAGGGGTTATAAAGCTGAGGATGTGGATAAGTTTTTAGATGTGGTAATCAAAGATTACGAAACGTTTTACCAGGAGTATGACCTATTGGTCCAAGAAAACGCAAGGCTGAAAAGACAGGTTGAAGAAGCAGGGAAAAAGCCACAGCAGACAAATACAAACAGTGGTTCTACCAACTTTGACATACTGAGAAGGCTTTCGAACCTCGAGAAACATGTATTCGGAAGCAAGTTATACGACTGA
- a CDS encoding DUF1273 domain-containing protein — MKVLVITGYKPQELQIFKKDDPAIGFIKKAIQKRLTALLEENNELEWIVISGQLGVELWAAEVVYDLQLTFPELKLAVFTPFLEQEEKWSEQNREYYEFILSQANHIDSITKKKYESPLQLRLKNQFIVDKSDGLLVVYDEEGPGSPKYIIELARKKSEISDYPLYIIDSYELQLVVEEEQFNDPQNW, encoded by the coding sequence ATGAAGGTATTAGTAATTACTGGGTATAAACCGCAAGAACTTCAAATATTTAAAAAAGATGATCCAGCCATCGGCTTCATTAAAAAGGCGATACAGAAACGGCTAACAGCTTTACTAGAAGAGAACAATGAGTTAGAATGGATTGTCATCAGCGGACAGTTGGGAGTGGAGCTTTGGGCGGCGGAAGTGGTATATGATCTGCAGCTGACATTTCCAGAGCTGAAATTGGCTGTCTTCACTCCATTTCTAGAGCAGGAAGAAAAATGGAGTGAGCAAAATAGGGAGTATTATGAGTTTATTTTGTCACAAGCTAATCATATTGATTCCATTACTAAAAAGAAGTACGAATCCCCTCTACAGCTACGATTAAAAAATCAATTCATCGTGGATAAGTCAGATGGATTACTAGTGGTTTATGATGAAGAGGGTCCGGGGAGTCCTAAATATATCATCGAGCTCGCCCGAAAAAAATCGGAAATATCCGATTACCCTTTATATATAATTGACAGCTATGAACTTCAACTTGTAGTTGAAGAAGAACAGTTTAATGACCCACAAAATTGGTAA
- a CDS encoding spore coat protein encodes MYNCRPNMMAPIVHPTKCCVKNLYSTTEVPHIHPSHTTYVNNQQFQHKHYYPHTDSMVDSVSHQHFNCGPGGPGMGGLPGQVMGAQTGPGYGQMGMPGQVMGAHANVAYGQMGMPGQVMGAQQGPGMGHGGMPGKCKSHGYGR; translated from the coding sequence ATGTACAACTGCAGACCTAACATGATGGCACCAATCGTCCACCCTACTAAATGTTGTGTAAAGAATCTTTATTCTACTACCGAGGTTCCTCACATCCATCCTTCACACACAACATATGTAAACAACCAACAGTTCCAACACAAACACTATTACCCACACACGGATTCCATGGTGGATTCTGTGTCTCACCAACACTTCAATTGTGGCCCTGGTGGCCCTGGAATGGGTGGTCTACCTGGTCAAGTGATGGGAGCACAAACCGGCCCTGGATATGGCCAAATGGGAATGCCTGGTCAAGTAATGGGCGCCCACGCCAATGTGGCATATGGTCAAATGGGAATGCCTGGTCAGGTAATGGGTGCACAACAAGGTCCTGGAATGGGACATGGCGGAATGCCTGGTAAATGTAAGTCTCATGGCTATGGAAGATAA
- a CDS encoding ribonuclease H-like domain-containing protein translates to MKKHLQTDASISTEKEVDRFKETSVSSQIEIPNTKEWESFGTRPYYANGEYCLIREVEYDLDHRHGKYRLGDLLPVMKEWQASDVDHPLSAKGHHASDLFFFDTETTGLSGGTGTTIFLLGYARLLEDKVIVRQHLLPGPGNEVALYHSFLEEVDYTTLVTYNGKAFDWPQVRTRHTLVREHVPKLPSFGHYDLLHASRRLWKNKMESVRLTNVEKEILGIHRKDDVPGFLAPMIYFDYVKTHEMRGIKGVLKHNEWDVLTLITLYAHLSKLLLVGNEERNKIEEFEVGRWYDALGEKKAAAAIYKNIVGSSWEATFKLGMLKKQERNYQEARMLFLQCFEHEDNPEKEVAGIELAKILEHKEKDVSLALFYTEKSLDYYNQRNKGLSKNIPSVISDFEKRMKRLQRKLNK, encoded by the coding sequence ATGAAAAAACATCTACAAACAGATGCTTCCATATCAACAGAGAAGGAAGTGGATCGATTCAAAGAGACTTCTGTTTCCAGCCAGATTGAAATACCAAATACGAAAGAGTGGGAATCTTTCGGTACTAGGCCGTATTATGCCAATGGTGAGTATTGCCTTATCAGGGAAGTGGAATATGATTTGGACCATCGCCATGGAAAGTATAGACTTGGAGACCTGTTGCCTGTAATGAAAGAGTGGCAAGCATCTGACGTAGATCATCCATTATCTGCAAAAGGCCATCATGCTTCTGACCTATTCTTTTTTGATACGGAAACTACAGGGTTAAGTGGTGGAACGGGAACCACCATTTTTCTTCTTGGTTATGCCAGGTTGCTAGAAGATAAAGTAATAGTTAGGCAACACTTGCTTCCTGGCCCGGGTAACGAAGTGGCGCTTTATCATAGCTTTTTGGAAGAAGTAGATTACACGACATTGGTCACCTATAATGGGAAGGCATTTGATTGGCCGCAAGTGAGGACGCGTCACACGCTAGTAAGAGAGCATGTGCCGAAGCTCCCTTCCTTCGGCCACTATGATCTTTTGCATGCATCAAGAAGGCTTTGGAAAAATAAAATGGAATCGGTTAGGCTTACAAATGTTGAGAAGGAAATCCTTGGCATTCACCGTAAAGATGACGTACCAGGCTTTTTGGCTCCCATGATCTATTTTGATTATGTAAAAACACATGAAATGCGGGGGATTAAAGGAGTGCTCAAACACAATGAATGGGATGTGCTCACCCTCATTACCTTGTATGCACACCTGTCGAAGCTTCTTTTGGTCGGGAACGAAGAAAGAAATAAAATCGAAGAATTTGAGGTAGGACGTTGGTATGATGCATTGGGAGAAAAAAAAGCGGCAGCTGCAATATATAAGAACATTGTCGGTTCCTCTTGGGAGGCAACTTTTAAATTGGGTATGCTGAAGAAACAGGAGCGAAATTATCAAGAGGCTAGAATGCTGTTCCTCCAATGTTTTGAGCATGAAGATAACCCCGAGAAGGAAGTTGCAGGGATAGAATTGGCGAAAATCCTCGAGCATAAAGAAAAAGACGTGTCGCTTGCCTTGTTTTATACGGAAAAATCCCTGGATTATTACAATCAAAGAAATAAAGGTTTATCGAAAAACATTCCTTCCGTTATATCAGATTTTGAAAAGAGAATGAAACGATTGCAAAGAAAGTTGAATAAATGA
- a CDS encoding DEAD/DEAH box helicase, with product MKWRKTIYEVIDWMKREESIAKNIVHWETVPPKEAQSVPFPKEIDKRLLQSLTNRGISSLYTHQAAAFEAAIYKRHFVAVTPTASGKTLCYNLPVLQKIVQNNDARALYLFPTKALAQDQKSELNEIITQMGVPINSYTYDGDTAPTIRQKVRKAGHVVITNPDMLHSAILPHHTKWVSLFENLEYIVIDELHTYRGVFGSHVANVIRRLKRICNFYGSNPTFICTSATIANPKELAEELTGESFELINNNGAPSSKKHIVFYNPPIVNKPLNIRRSATLEVRKLASEFLQEKIQTIVFAKSRVRVEILLTYLKDLVKDQLGEKSIQGYRGGYLPTQRRAIEKGLRNGEIYGVISTNALELGVDIGQLQVCIMTGYPGTIASAWQQAGRAGRRQGEAVIVMVASSNPLDQYVIQHPEFFLKSNPESARINPNNLVILVDHIKCAAYELPFKKGDTFDGVELEDILDYLTEERVLHENGGKWHWMNDAFPAHNISLRSASQENVIIVDQSSEPANKVIGEMDRFSSMTLLHDEAIYLHQGVQYQVEKLDWEEKKAFVREVNVDYFTDANLAVSLDVLEVDKQMEYSAGTISFGDVSVRAMATIFKKIKFETHENIGSGPIYLPEEELQTSATWITLEEEITQSLKGDDLEKSLLGIAHALKHVAPLLLMCEPMDVQVVPQVKSTHDEKPVIYFYDRYPGGVGLSEKAFSHINELLSRASELIGSCPCRSGCPSCIGADYPDENSKQLALSLLRELV from the coding sequence ATGAAATGGAGAAAAACGATTTATGAAGTTATTGACTGGATGAAAAGGGAAGAGTCGATAGCAAAAAATATTGTACACTGGGAAACAGTTCCTCCTAAAGAAGCACAGTCCGTACCATTCCCAAAAGAGATAGACAAAAGGCTATTACAATCATTAACCAATAGAGGTATTTCCTCTTTATATACACACCAGGCTGCTGCTTTTGAAGCAGCTATATATAAAAGACATTTTGTTGCCGTCACACCGACAGCATCCGGTAAAACGTTATGTTACAATCTGCCCGTTCTTCAAAAAATCGTTCAGAACAATGATGCCCGTGCACTTTATCTATTTCCTACGAAAGCACTTGCACAAGATCAAAAGAGTGAATTGAACGAAATCATTACGCAGATGGGCGTTCCAATCAACAGCTATACCTATGATGGAGACACCGCACCGACTATCAGACAAAAGGTAAGAAAAGCGGGACATGTGGTGATCACAAATCCCGATATGCTACATTCCGCCATTTTGCCACATCACACAAAATGGGTTTCACTCTTCGAAAACCTGGAGTATATCGTGATAGATGAACTGCATACTTATAGGGGGGTATTTGGCAGCCATGTAGCCAATGTGATACGAAGGCTAAAACGGATCTGCAACTTTTATGGCAGCAATCCAACATTCATTTGTACATCTGCCACAATTGCGAACCCGAAAGAATTGGCAGAAGAGCTGACTGGAGAATCCTTTGAACTAATTAACAATAACGGAGCACCATCAAGCAAGAAGCATATTGTTTTTTATAATCCCCCGATTGTCAATAAGCCACTCAATATAAGAAGGAGTGCCACATTGGAAGTAAGAAAGCTAGCCTCCGAATTTCTTCAGGAAAAAATACAGACCATTGTGTTTGCAAAGAGCCGGGTAAGGGTGGAGATCTTACTAACATACCTGAAAGACCTCGTGAAGGATCAGCTTGGGGAAAAATCCATTCAAGGGTATCGTGGAGGCTATTTGCCCACTCAGCGAAGGGCAATTGAAAAAGGTTTGAGGAATGGTGAGATATATGGTGTCATCAGTACAAATGCACTTGAACTCGGGGTCGATATAGGACAGTTACAGGTGTGTATCATGACTGGTTATCCAGGTACGATTGCAAGTGCTTGGCAGCAAGCGGGACGTGCTGGAAGAAGACAGGGGGAAGCAGTCATTGTAATGGTTGCAAGCTCCAATCCACTTGATCAGTACGTCATCCAGCACCCTGAGTTCTTCCTGAAGAGCAATCCAGAATCAGCAAGAATCAACCCCAATAACCTTGTTATTCTCGTTGATCATATTAAGTGTGCTGCATATGAGTTGCCATTTAAAAAAGGGGATACCTTTGATGGAGTGGAGTTAGAGGACATCCTTGATTATTTGACTGAAGAGAGGGTTCTTCACGAAAACGGAGGCAAGTGGCATTGGATGAATGACGCATTTCCTGCTCATAACATCAGTTTACGTTCAGCTTCCCAGGAGAACGTCATCATTGTCGATCAGTCCTCTGAACCAGCCAATAAGGTGATAGGAGAAATGGACCGTTTTAGCTCGATGACACTTCTTCATGATGAGGCAATCTACCTTCATCAAGGTGTTCAATATCAAGTGGAAAAGCTGGATTGGGAAGAAAAGAAGGCGTTTGTCAGGGAAGTCAATGTTGACTACTTTACCGATGCGAATCTTGCGGTTTCCTTGGACGTTCTGGAAGTGGACAAGCAGATGGAGTATTCCGCTGGTACCATATCTTTCGGGGATGTTTCTGTTAGAGCCATGGCAACGATATTTAAGAAAATCAAATTTGAAACACATGAAAATATAGGGTCTGGACCCATATACCTGCCTGAAGAAGAATTGCAGACGAGTGCCACATGGATAACCTTAGAGGAGGAAATCACACAAAGCCTCAAGGGAGATGATTTAGAAAAAAGTTTGCTAGGCATCGCACATGCCTTAAAACATGTGGCGCCTTTGTTGTTGATGTGTGAGCCGATGGATGTTCAGGTAGTCCCACAAGTCAAATCCACTCATGATGAGAAACCCGTAATATATTTCTATGATCGTTATCCAGGTGGAGTAGGACTTAGCGAAAAGGCATTTTCCCATATAAATGAACTACTTAGTAGAGCAAGCGAGTTGATTGGTAGCTGTCCATGTCGATCTGGATGTCCGTCATGTATAGGTGCGGATTATCCTGACGAAAATTCCAAACAGTTGGCCCTATCACTTCTTCGAGAACTTGTGTAG
- a CDS encoding cold-inducible protein YdjO-related protein, whose amino-acid sequence MAFGRREVEEIVTEETKVWVCESEDCNGWMRDNFKNSESEVPTCPLCQSDMTQSTKVLAVINNYSQNQKM is encoded by the coding sequence ATGGCTTTTGGAAGAAGAGAAGTTGAAGAGATCGTTACCGAGGAAACGAAAGTATGGGTTTGTGAATCAGAGGATTGCAACGGCTGGATGAGAGATAATTTCAAGAACAGTGAGAGCGAAGTCCCTACATGCCCTTTATGTCAGAGTGACATGACACAATCCACCAAAGTCTTAGCAGTCATCAACAACTACAGTCAAAATCAGAAGATGTAA
- a CDS encoding flippase-like domain-containing protein, whose amino-acid sequence MQLLKNTYFLKVLKVVFPLTILIVLYIEGKKQIQSINMVLVLEKIRDIGFFSFAWLVILGLLAVSTMIFYDIFISRGLNLKIPSRKLVIYGFSSNSFANFMGFGGFAGVGLRTLYYRKYTGEFPMLLKSVTIILPYMLCGLSLFAWWIVFYEWSYPALLLEYPILKLPLLIMSGYLFFIFIASHLTKSLQTRQQFMLIGVSILEWAFAGIVFWQTSVLLNVEVPVVITFTLFFMAAIAGVLSTVPGGVGAFDFVVLVGFASFGVYEEKLVALLLLYRLVYYVVPFLISVVFFFYFMFKEKAWKSLLPERRSWSLLCHRILSIWVLIVGALLVLFPVIPAIVRKITIANEFLSMEMMQISHQFSITIGITLLVLARAIEDRVKRAYYFTFFILAFGILVSFSKGFHFWEAVLFVVAMLLLYFSRKLFYRKSSQYTFVKGLIDGVILLAIALIYVIVGSLQISYIQRIVPRRLQDLFSLDTQSLWQDVSFGVLLAILLIYFGLFFKRWKESSSLFEMVSEGEHHIAHPLFNNKTIYVYSSDQGNIYYQKWMDNLIVMERIELDHDSHMQSVFLCQKFENEMDRYGFIVIVPSINKEEVPSFLDAGFQIIKEEETIYALSNNVPQIVAKTNIKWLNRIVNKMT is encoded by the coding sequence ATGCAGTTATTAAAAAATACATATTTTTTAAAAGTACTTAAGGTTGTTTTTCCGTTAACAATCTTGATTGTTTTATATATTGAAGGGAAAAAACAGATTCAATCCATTAATATGGTTCTTGTATTGGAAAAGATACGGGATATAGGATTTTTCTCTTTTGCGTGGCTAGTGATTTTAGGATTGTTGGCTGTTTCCACCATGATTTTTTACGATATTTTCATTTCCAGGGGGTTGAATTTGAAAATACCTTCAAGAAAGCTGGTGATTTACGGTTTTTCTTCCAATTCCTTCGCGAATTTTATGGGTTTTGGCGGTTTTGCGGGGGTAGGGTTAAGAACATTGTATTATCGCAAATATACAGGGGAATTCCCTATGCTATTAAAAAGTGTAACAATAATCCTGCCTTATATGCTTTGCGGTCTATCCTTATTTGCGTGGTGGATTGTCTTTTATGAATGGTCATACCCTGCTCTACTTTTAGAATATCCGATATTGAAATTGCCTCTCCTCATTATGAGCGGTTATTTGTTCTTCATTTTCATAGCAAGTCATTTAACGAAAAGCTTGCAAACAAGGCAACAGTTCATGCTGATAGGCGTTTCTATTTTGGAGTGGGCTTTTGCAGGGATTGTGTTCTGGCAGACTTCCGTTCTGTTGAATGTCGAGGTTCCGGTAGTCATAACCTTTACTCTTTTCTTTATGGCAGCCATTGCAGGTGTATTAAGCACAGTGCCAGGTGGTGTTGGGGCTTTTGATTTTGTGGTTTTAGTGGGATTCGCTTCTTTTGGGGTTTATGAAGAAAAACTGGTGGCACTGCTTCTCCTGTATCGTTTAGTGTATTATGTAGTGCCTTTTCTCATAAGTGTTGTTTTTTTCTTTTACTTTATGTTTAAGGAGAAAGCATGGAAATCGCTGTTGCCAGAAAGACGTTCTTGGTCGTTATTATGCCATCGGATCCTTTCCATATGGGTACTTATTGTGGGAGCATTATTAGTATTGTTTCCGGTCATTCCTGCAATCGTACGAAAAATTACCATTGCGAATGAATTTCTATCCATGGAAATGATGCAAATCTCCCATCAGTTTTCTATTACTATAGGTATCACTTTACTTGTTTTGGCAAGAGCCATTGAAGATAGGGTGAAGAGGGCATATTATTTTACATTTTTCATTCTTGCTTTCGGAATACTAGTAAGCTTTTCGAAAGGATTCCATTTCTGGGAAGCGGTTCTTTTCGTTGTTGCGATGCTACTATTGTATTTTTCAAGAAAGCTTTTTTACAGAAAAAGCAGTCAATATACTTTTGTGAAAGGCCTTATTGACGGTGTTATCCTTTTAGCAATTGCCTTGATTTATGTTATCGTGGGATCTCTCCAGATCTCTTATATACAACGTATTGTACCAAGGAGATTGCAAGACCTCTTTTCTCTTGATACACAGTCATTGTGGCAAGACGTAAGTTTTGGAGTATTGCTGGCAATCCTGCTTATCTATTTTGGTTTGTTTTTCAAAAGATGGAAGGAATCTTCCTCTTTGTTTGAGATGGTTTCTGAGGGTGAACATCATATTGCACACCCACTTTTCAACAATAAAACAATCTATGTCTACTCCTCTGATCAAGGAAATATTTATTATCAAAAATGGATGGACAATCTTATTGTGATGGAAAGGATCGAATTGGACCACGACTCACATATGCAGAGTGTTTTTCTGTGTCAGAAGTTTGAAAATGAGATGGATAGATACGGTTTTATCGTAATTGTTCCGAGTATAAATAAAGAAGAGGTTCCTTCTTTCCTTGATGCGGGGTTTCAGATTATTAAAGAAGAAGAAACAATCTATGCTTTATCGAATAATGTACCGCAAATTGTCGCAAAAACGAATATAAAATGGTTAAATCGCATCGTTAATAAAATGACATGA
- a CDS encoding Hsp20/alpha crystallin family protein, producing the protein MKDDQDKFPQKRHTQNNLMTSIDSFFSSSPIKGMLQQLDDFFGNTFAEASLPIETRETPGDFIVSCKLPGVKKEQISIETFDRYLTISVKNEEQLETIDDTTRYVSNSYSMKQSKRTIPVPAYVKLNALQANYRDGLLQIRIPKKNIKQINIQD; encoded by the coding sequence ATGAAAGATGATCAGGATAAGTTTCCACAGAAAAGACATACCCAAAACAACCTTATGACATCCATTGATTCTTTTTTCAGTAGTTCCCCTATAAAAGGGATGTTGCAGCAACTGGATGATTTTTTCGGGAATACCTTTGCGGAAGCTTCACTACCGATTGAAACAAGAGAAACACCTGGAGATTTTATTGTAAGCTGCAAGCTTCCAGGAGTGAAGAAGGAACAGATCAGTATTGAAACCTTTGACAGATATTTAACTATCTCGGTCAAAAATGAAGAACAACTCGAAACAATCGATGACACAACCCGTTATGTAAGCAACAGTTATTCCATGAAACAATCCAAGCGCACCATCCCTGTCCCTGCTTACGTGAAATTGAACGCTCTACAGGCAAACTACCGGGACGGTCTTTTGCAAATCCGCATACCCAAGAAAAACATAAAACAAATCAATATTCAGGATTAG
- a CDS encoding GNAT family protein yields MRVLHKRDAEQYQKLRLESLQKEPASFASSFAEEKLHTLQEIKRKIPEDVDSFIYGLFHQSDLVGMIGFQRADKLKFRHKGSIWGVYISRDYRGKGFSKQMFEYTLTRAKKIPGLKQIQLTLAASNTSAKKLYENYGFEVYGYEKAALYVDGLYLDEEHMAVHL; encoded by the coding sequence ATGCGTGTATTACATAAAAGAGATGCAGAGCAATATCAAAAGCTAAGGTTGGAATCATTACAAAAAGAACCAGCTTCTTTTGCTTCAAGCTTCGCGGAAGAAAAATTACATACTTTACAAGAAATAAAAAGAAAGATACCAGAAGATGTTGATTCTTTCATCTATGGCCTTTTTCATCAGTCCGATCTTGTTGGTATGATCGGATTTCAGAGGGCAGACAAACTCAAGTTTAGACATAAAGGCAGCATCTGGGGTGTATATATTTCAAGAGATTATAGGGGTAAAGGATTCAGTAAGCAAATGTTTGAATACACCCTAACACGTGCTAAAAAGATTCCAGGATTGAAACAAATTCAATTAACGCTCGCAGCAAGCAACACATCTGCCAAAAAGTTATATGAAAACTATGGATTTGAAGTATATGGATATGAAAAAGCCGCACTTTATGTGGATGGCTTATACTTAGACGAAGAACATATGGCCGTGCATTTATAA
- a CDS encoding YppG family protein, with the protein MFRRMYGRPRHLSYNRNMSIFNQLPFLNNILPNGNGGGMQGMFPQQFMGGGWMNHQGLNPNFMNTMPFSGGNVPSSGFPTNITNQMGLNAYPPNMQVGVGGQNAYQQGMQMGGMGQNGFPMGMHMPGMAQGGGLNGGLMPNQMGMPFMNPYPTQSQSAKPQASQVSSFMNQFKGQDGNVDMKKMMDTAGQMMNTVNQLNNMFKGLAATFKA; encoded by the coding sequence ATGTTTAGGAGAATGTATGGCAGACCTAGACATTTATCATATAACCGCAACATGTCAATATTTAATCAGCTTCCTTTCTTAAACAACATTCTGCCTAACGGAAATGGTGGAGGAATGCAAGGGATGTTTCCTCAGCAGTTTATGGGTGGAGGGTGGATGAATCATCAGGGGTTGAATCCTAACTTCATGAATACGATGCCTTTTTCAGGAGGAAATGTTCCATCGTCAGGGTTTCCTACAAATATAACGAATCAGATGGGGCTGAATGCATATCCACCAAACATGCAAGTGGGGGTAGGAGGTCAGAATGCATATCAGCAAGGCATGCAGATGGGTGGAATGGGGCAAAATGGATTCCCTATGGGGATGCATATGCCTGGAATGGCTCAAGGTGGAGGTTTGAATGGAGGGTTAATGCCCAACCAGATGGGTATGCCTTTTATGAATCCATATCCGACTCAGTCACAATCAGCTAAACCGCAGGCATCTCAGGTGAGTTCTTTTATGAACCAATTCAAAGGCCAGGACGGAAATGTCGATATGAAGAAAATGATGGATACTGCGGGTCAGATGATGAACACGGTGAATCAATTAAACAATATGTTTAAAGGTCTCGCAGCTACCTTCAAAGCATAG
- the yppF gene encoding YppF family protein — protein MVLEELRHKFVACKNYEPIEHNELMDFARKLYLRGDLTIGHFRNLIRELEAKGAVPPNTFEDFLELT, from the coding sequence ATGGTACTAGAAGAGTTGCGACATAAATTTGTCGCCTGTAAAAACTATGAACCGATCGAACACAACGAGTTAATGGATTTTGCCAGAAAGCTTTATCTTCGCGGAGACCTGACAATAGGTCATTTTCGTAATCTGATCCGTGAATTAGAAGCGAAAGGTGCTGTTCCACCTAATACATTTGAAGATTTTTTAGAACTAACTTAA
- a CDS encoding YppE family protein, with protein MSGNQKSVHKQSAQILGYLDRVEEIFHLTREKNEDPDFFLTVKPFADEVYATVQQWEKTVKEWILTEKPKNIHTQQIDSTLENINMVSVQCFYPDTREKRFKGMLQSIRYVLNDTLSK; from the coding sequence ATGTCTGGCAATCAAAAGAGTGTTCATAAACAATCTGCTCAAATTTTGGGTTATTTGGACAGGGTGGAAGAAATATTTCATTTAACTAGAGAAAAGAATGAAGATCCCGATTTTTTTCTTACGGTAAAGCCCTTTGCTGATGAAGTTTATGCAACGGTACAGCAGTGGGAAAAAACGGTTAAAGAGTGGATTTTGACAGAAAAGCCGAAGAACATCCATACCCAGCAGATAGACAGTACTTTAGAAAACATAAACATGGTGTCTGTACAGTGTTTCTATCCTGATACGCGCGAAAAACGGTTTAAGGGCATGCTACAATCCATTAGATATGTATTGAATGATACCCTATCAAAATAA
- a CDS encoding spore protein has protein sequence MSKQQKNQQQQRKNQVESAPGQEDKKLKGPNRPST, from the coding sequence ATGTCCAAACAACAGAAAAATCAGCAACAACAACGTAAAAACCAAGTGGAAAGCGCACCTGGGCAAGAAGACAAAAAACTAAAAGGGCCAAACCGCCCTTCGACATGA
- a CDS encoding DUF2515 family protein, whose product MSLIVDERKSIALKHVSLYSQINERREEDKHSFQENKFITTIKKNTAKYNLDNISRTKAYAAYFNRNPEIKWAFLASMVSRNAGWNMTDLQGRWFSLALDWQKRFPIFLTYEMANWLIFNDAYPQLLLYELSLHYNRPFFHLLKEFNVSCFMEAEWQCFWEEGDKERLMTSLIINEQNLIQEPVLQNKKIKRKVFGTSVYAFQDMGHFSCVIFPTLEGRLYGYSVHGFQKLDNRIELGKKLAALLFFDELKDSFYNFSLQTEHTGSRYDYEQYLHGNSYRETPFLRGVYPVIPHEKVKTQNDWVFGQAKHISKWRKPISPVINGKMDITKWFIHKQHQMHSLIALKSWL is encoded by the coding sequence TTGTCACTTATTGTTGATGAAAGGAAGTCAATAGCATTGAAGCATGTTTCTTTATATTCGCAGATAAATGAAAGAAGGGAGGAGGATAAGCACTCCTTTCAAGAAAATAAGTTTATCACTACTATTAAAAAAAATACAGCAAAATACAATCTCGATAATATCTCCCGTACTAAAGCATATGCCGCCTATTTTAATAGAAATCCCGAGATCAAATGGGCCTTTTTGGCGAGCATGGTATCCCGAAATGCCGGATGGAATATGACGGATCTTCAAGGAAGATGGTTTTCTCTTGCATTGGACTGGCAAAAACGTTTCCCCATATTTCTTACGTACGAGATGGCCAATTGGCTAATCTTTAATGATGCTTATCCACAATTATTACTATATGAATTATCCCTTCATTATAACAGACCGTTTTTTCATTTATTGAAAGAATTTAATGTATCTTGCTTTATGGAAGCAGAATGGCAATGTTTTTGGGAAGAAGGAGATAAGGAAAGATTGATGACATCCTTGATCATCAATGAACAAAATTTGATACAAGAACCAGTTTTACAAAATAAAAAAATAAAAAGAAAAGTATTTGGTACAAGTGTATATGCTTTCCAGGACATGGGACATTTCAGTTGTGTCATCTTTCCGACACTTGAGGGCAGGTTATATGGTTACTCTGTCCATGGTTTTCAAAAACTTGATAATAGAATTGAGCTTGGAAAGAAATTGGCTGCATTGTTGTTTTTCGATGAACTCAAAGATTCCTTTTATAACTTTTCCCTGCAAACCGAACATACCGGATCTCGTTATGATTATGAACAATATTTACATGGTAATTCTTATAGAGAGACACCTTTTCTTAGGGGGGTATACCCCGTCATCCCACATGAAAAAGTAAAAACGCAGAATGATTGGGTTTTTGGACAGGCCAAGCATATTTCGAAATGGAGAAAACCAATATCCCCAGTAATAAACGGAAAAATGGACATTACCAAATGGTTTATCCATAAACAACATCAGATGCACAGCCTAATTGCATTAAAAAGCTGGCTATAA